Below is a genomic region from Gammaproteobacteria bacterium CG11_big_fil_rev_8_21_14_0_20_46_22.
GTCGATCCGCTCAGCGATATCGACGTCATCAACACCGAGCTGATGCTCGCTGATTTAGAAAGCGTGGATAAAGCCCTACTTAAGGTCGCGAAAAAAGCTCGCACCGGTGACAAAGAAGCGAAAATAGAAGCCAGCCTTTTAGAACGCTTAAGCCAACACCTAGGCGATGGTCAAGCTGCCCGCAGCCTTGATGTGAACGACGATGAAGCTATCGCCCTTTCTCGCATGCAATTGCTCACCGCCAAGCCAGTGCTCTATGTCGCGAATGTGAATGAAGACGGCTTTGATAATAACCCTTTGCTGGATCAAGTTCGGGAGCTGGCCAAAAAAGAAAATGCCTCTATTGTCGCTGTCTGTGCAAAAATCGAATCTGAAATCGTCGAACTCGACGAAGAAGAGCGCAAAGAGTTTTTAGCCGAGCTTGGCCTTGAAGAGCCTGGTCTTAACCGGGTGATTCGAGCAGGTTATGATTTATTAGGACTACAAACCTACTTCACCGCTGGCGTAAAAGAAGTGCGCGCCTGGACCACAAAAAAAGGCGCGAGCGCACCGCAAGCCGCCGGCGTGATCCACACCGACTTTGAAAAAGGATTTATCCGCGCAGAAGTCATCAGCCTTGACGATTTCATCACACACAATGGCGAAAACGGCGCAAAAGAAGCCGGTAAAAAACGCGTGGAAGGTAAAACCTATACCGTGAAAGACGGCGACGTGATTCATTTTTTGTTTAATGTGTGAATAATGCGAAAAGCATAACCCAGGTTTGA
It encodes:
- a CDS encoding redox-regulated ATPase YchF — encoded protein: MGFKCGIVGLPNVGKSTLFNALTQAGIEAQNYPFCTIEPNVGTVPMPDPRLDQLAAIVKPQNIVPTYMRFVDIAGLVAGASKGEGLGNQFLANIRETDAIAHVVRCFENDDITHVAGKVDPLSDIDVINTELMLADLESVDKALLKVAKKARTGDKEAKIEASLLERLSQHLGDGQAARSLDVNDDEAIALSRMQLLTAKPVLYVANVNEDGFDNNPLLDQVRELAKKENASIVAVCAKIESEIVELDEEERKEFLAELGLEEPGLNRVIRAGYDLLGLQTYFTAGVKEVRAWTTKKGASAPQAAGVIHTDFEKGFIRAEVISLDDFITHNGENGAKEAGKKRVEGKTYTVKDGDVIHFLFNV